One Epidermidibacterium keratini DNA segment encodes these proteins:
- a CDS encoding ECF transporter S component family protein: MLKARSLTAAVLATLFTAAALAGASWATAAAAAQGYSQAKLPGLLTIGNFTALEWPFRTDRPPFEVHLAFYLAIALAAIVTGLVVVAALRKASPRNGGSAFVATWLGVILGALVAAVAIYLIRVDALAASAADRNGVLAGTVQGLVLGGLLIGWVPGVFAWIGFALSNRKAAAAQQEAIDRADGDAEENPFDLAPGSIGDARPVEPGFTYPSGDEFSDGSYRDTDLPRENNSEATRAAHRMTFTDPTDATGEDIDRHASDYGVDRPKETDDQPTLRQTAS, encoded by the coding sequence ATGTTGAAAGCACGCTCCTTGACCGCCGCCGTCCTGGCGACGCTGTTCACCGCTGCCGCACTCGCCGGTGCCTCCTGGGCAACCGCCGCGGCCGCAGCCCAGGGCTACAGTCAGGCCAAGCTTCCCGGGCTGCTTACGATCGGAAACTTCACGGCTCTGGAGTGGCCGTTCCGTACCGATCGCCCGCCGTTCGAAGTCCATCTCGCCTTCTATCTCGCCATCGCCCTCGCGGCCATCGTGACTGGCCTGGTCGTGGTTGCCGCACTGCGCAAGGCCTCGCCGCGTAACGGTGGCTCGGCTTTCGTGGCCACGTGGCTGGGCGTCATCCTCGGCGCCCTGGTCGCTGCCGTGGCGATCTACCTCATCCGCGTCGATGCACTGGCTGCTAGCGCTGCCGATCGCAACGGCGTACTCGCCGGCACCGTGCAGGGGCTCGTCCTCGGCGGCCTGCTGATCGGCTGGGTCCCGGGTGTCTTTGCCTGGATCGGCTTCGCGCTCTCCAACCGCAAGGCCGCCGCTGCCCAGCAGGAGGCGATCGACCGCGCTGATGGCGACGCCGAGGAGAACCCGTTTGACCTCGCACCCGGATCCATCGGCGACGCACGTCCGGTGGAGCCCGGCTTTACCTACCCGTCGGGCGATGAGTTCAGCGATGGCTCGTACCGCGACACTGATCTGCCGCGCGAGAACAACTCCGAAGCCACCCGCGCGGCGCATCGTATGACGTTCACCGATCCGACGGATGCCACCGGCGAGGATATCGACCGGCACGCCTCCGACTACGGTGTCGATCGCCCCAAGGAGACCGACGACCAGCCGACGCTACGGCAGACGGCCTCGTAG
- a CDS encoding tRNA (adenine-N1)-methyltransferase, with product MHTITLEAGKEFHTHRGAIRHDDLIGRSEGIVVESTAQTPYLALRPLLTDYVLSMPRGAQVIYPKDAAQIISEGDIHPGARVLEAGAGSGALTCSLLRAVGPGGHVTSYEVRQDHADVAVSNVETFFGGRPANWTLRVADLAAIGQGPDADAAFDRVILDMLAPWEPLGEVATRLRPGGVLVGYVATVPQLSRLVESLRAHGNFTEPQAWETLVRPWHVVGLAVRPDHRMIAHTAFLVSSRRLSDGVTPPARHRKPTTARAATAGESIGSEQPFGHANAADPEGSGGAAGGARLRGRLP from the coding sequence ATGCACACCATCACCTTGGAAGCGGGCAAGGAGTTTCACACGCACCGCGGCGCGATCCGCCACGACGACCTGATCGGGCGCAGCGAGGGGATCGTGGTCGAGTCGACCGCGCAGACGCCGTACCTCGCGCTGCGGCCGCTGCTCACCGACTACGTCCTGTCGATGCCGCGTGGCGCGCAGGTCATCTATCCCAAGGACGCCGCGCAGATCATCAGCGAAGGCGACATCCACCCCGGCGCGCGGGTGCTGGAGGCCGGCGCCGGATCCGGTGCGCTGACCTGCTCACTGCTGCGTGCCGTCGGTCCCGGGGGCCACGTCACCTCCTACGAGGTGCGCCAGGACCACGCCGACGTCGCGGTGAGCAACGTCGAGACGTTCTTCGGCGGGCGTCCGGCCAACTGGACGCTGCGCGTGGCCGACCTGGCCGCCATCGGGCAGGGCCCGGACGCCGACGCTGCGTTCGACCGGGTCATCCTCGACATGCTCGCGCCGTGGGAGCCGCTGGGCGAAGTCGCCACGCGGTTGCGCCCCGGCGGCGTACTCGTCGGGTACGTCGCCACCGTCCCGCAGCTGTCGCGGCTGGTCGAGTCGCTGCGCGCCCATGGCAACTTCACCGAGCCGCAGGCGTGGGAGACCCTGGTGCGGCCGTGGCACGTCGTGGGGCTCGCGGTGCGCCCGGACCACCGGATGATCGCGCACACCGCGTTCCTCGTCTCCTCGCGCCGGCTCTCCGACGGAGTGACGCCGCCGGCGCGCCACCGCAAACCGACGACCGCGCGGGCTGCAACGGCCGGCGAGAGCATCGGGTCCGAGCAACCCTTCGGACATGCAAACGCCGCCGATCCCGAGGGGAGCGGCGGCGCTGCGGGCGGCGCGAGACTACGAGGCCGTCTGCCGTAG